In one Oreochromis aureus strain Israel breed Guangdong linkage group 2, ZZ_aureus, whole genome shotgun sequence genomic region, the following are encoded:
- the clic2 gene encoding chloride intracellular channel protein 2 produces MALRQSSDKEPSIELFIKAGHDGENVGNCPFCQRLFMVLWLKGVKFTVTTVDMRKKPAELKDLAPGTNPPFLLYNGTLKTDFIKIEEFLEQTLAPPRYPHLSPVNKESFDVGADIFAKFSAFIKNSPNNALQEKNLLREFKRLDDYLNSPLPEEIDHNSVETITVSNRKFLDGDRLTLADCNLLPKLHVIRVAAKKYCNFEIPDHFTGVWRYLKNADERDEFKQTCPADIEIEKAYLSVANKRK; encoded by the exons ATGGCACTTCGACAGAGCTCAGATAAGGAGCCAAGCATCGAGCTGTTCATCAAG GCTGGACATGACGGTGAAAACGTGGGGAACTGCCCTTTCTGTCAGAGGCTCTTCATGGTGCTGTGGCTCAAAGGAGTGAAGTTTACAGTGACCACTGTTGATATGAGGAA GAAGCCAGCTGAGCTCAAAGACCTAGCCCCTGGGACTAACCCTCCTTTCCTCCTCTACAACGGCACCCTCAAAACAGACTTCATCAAAATTGAAGAGTTTCTCGAACAAACGCTGGCCCCTCCCAG GTATCCTCATCTCAGCCCGGTAAACAAAGAGTCATTTGATGTGGGAGCTGACATCTTTGCAAAGTTCTCCGCTTTCATCAAAAACAGCCCAAATAACGCCT TACAAGAGAAAAACCTGCTGCGGGAGTTCAAGCGTCTGGATGACTACCTGAACAGCCCCCTCCCCGAGGAGATCGACCACAATTCAGTAGAAACCATCACCGTCTCCAACAGGAAGTTCCTGGACGGTGACCGACTCACCTTAGCTGACTGCAACCTGCTGCCCAAACTGCACGTTATCAGG gtTGCTGCCAAAAAGTACTGCAACTTTGAGATTCCAGACCATTTCACAGGCGTGTGGAGATACCTTAAAAACGCTGACGAGAGAGACGAGTTCAAACAGACGTGCCCGGCCGACATTGAGATTGAGAAGGCTTACCTGAGCGTGGCCAACAAGAGGAAATAA
- the urp1 gene encoding urotensin-related peptide 1: MLSAALFYLVAVICSATWTHALPLYPESNLEPQTDLIQKLVSEVEDGTNAAEGEQRDVNNIYPLLVHHNGGRDSWNKGVKDSAQQDKFANMVEELKEVVLKLAAAEKLRSQGFLRSEQSLPKTNKRACFWKYCVTN; the protein is encoded by the exons ATGctttctgcagctctgtttTACCTTGTAGCTGTGATTTGTTCAGCAACATGGACACACGCGCTCCCCCTTTACCCTGAGTCCAACCTGGAGCCACAGACAG ATTTAATTCAGAAACTAGTTTCAGAAGTGGAGGACGGCACCAACGCTGCAGAAGGCGAACAGAGAGATGTGAATAATATTTATCCCCTACTGGTGCATCACAATGGAGGGAGGGACTCATggaataaag GGGTGAAAGATTCAGCACAACAGGATAAGTTTGCAAACATG GTCGAGGAGCTGAAAGAAGTTGTACTGAAATTGGCGGCCGCTGAGAAGCTTCGGTCACAGGGTTTCCTCAGATCAGAGCAGAGCCTCCCGAAAACGAACAAAAGAG CATGTTTCTGGAAATACTGTGTGACCAACTAG